The genomic stretch AGGTAGTGAGTGCAGGTGAAATCCTGTCGTCGCTCATCATCAGCGCCTGCCTGCACCGGTTGCAGATCAGCCATGATTGGATTGATGCTCGCAGCATTATTCATACAGATAGCCGATACCGCGAAGCAGAGTTGAACTGGCCGCAAACGCAGCAGGCTATAACTGAGAAACTAATTCCGGTTCTGCAACAAAAGGGTTGTGTGCTTACACAGGGATTTATCGGCTGTGCGCCTGATGGGAGTACTACCACATTGGGTCGTGAAGGAAGCGACTATACAGCTGCCATTCTGGGACATGTGCTGAATGCAGAAAGTGTAACAATATGGAAAGATGTACCAGGTTTGCAAAATGCTGATCCGAAGCTCGTTCCAGATACACGCACCATTCCTGAAATTTCCTATCGGGAAGTGATTGAAATGGCTTATTATGGCGCACAGGTCATTCATCCCAGAACCATCCAACCCTTGCAGCAAAAAAATATCCCTCTGCTAGTAAAATGTTTTCTGGATAAGCAACTGCCTGGAACCCGCATCCATGAACGGATGCCGGATGAACCACTTCCTCCGATTATTGTATGGAAGAAAAATCAGGTTTGGGTAGAATTTACCACGCGCGATTTTTCATTTGTTACCGAACATCGCATCAGTAAACTATATCAAGTATTTCATCAATTGCATATCAAAATTAACCTGATGCAAAATGGTGCTATCAGCTTTTCCTGTTGCATGGATCATCAACCAGAAAAATTAAATGCACTGATTCACGATCTGCAGCACGATTTTGAGATACAATACCGGGAAGGAATGGAGTTGCTTACGATTAGGCATCCGCAAAACGGATGGCATCAGGAATTGATTCGTGATTATCTGGTATGGGTTGAACAAAAAAGCCCGAATACCTTGCAGATGGTTGTACAACATGCATCACAGGCATCCATACCGGTAGTTCCTGTACATTGAGTTAAATTTGTGTATGGCCAGAAAGGTAGAGGCACATCTGCATGCGTTATCTCATTACCTTCCTGAAGGAGCATTGCCGCGTGTATTGGATTATCTGCAACAATATAAAGTACACTTAACCATTACATTACCCAGGCAAACGGTACTGGGCGATTATCGTCACCCGGATGATTACAGCGGCCATCGTATTTCCATTAACGGAAATCTGAATCCATATGAATTTTTAATTACCCTATTGCATGAGCTGGCTCATCTTATCGTATTTATTCAATATGGCAATCGTGTGGAAACACATGGTACTGAATGGCAAGCTGTTTATGCTCGTTTGCTGAAGGAATTCATGGCTTTGCAAATTTTTCCGAATGATATTGTACACGTATTAAATCAAACCCTGCAACGACCAGCCGCTACCAAAGCAGGCGAACAGGCATTGGCCCGGGTATTGCGAAAATATAATCCGCATAAAGATGGCTTGGTGCTCATTGAAGAATTGCAACAGGGTGAATGGTTTACAGCTGAAGATGGTAAATTGTATGAACGGGGACCTAAACTGCGTTCCCGCTACAAATGCAAACAACTGGATACCGGCAGGGAATATCTGTTTCATGCTTTGTATGAAGTGAAAAGATGGAAAGGAAATAAACACCGGGAACAGGAGAAATGATTATTGCCAAACGTTTACAGATACAAGTAATAAGGACTCAGCCATTGCCTGAACAACGAAGTGTAATTGCCCTGATGATCCTGATAAGTTAATGCTGTTGAATTAAAATGTGTTTTTTGCTTAGAATATATCTGTGCGACTACATGTGGATTTTGCATGCCCATGCGGGCATACATCCGGCATTCGTCAATCAGAAATAATCCATGCAAAAAAGCTACATGATACAATTCCTTTTTACGTTGAGTCGGGAGCAGCACGGCAAGCCATCCAGTATCTGCAAGATGCTGATCTGCAAAACACAGCAGCTCCTCCAGCCTGAGCTGATGATCATGAAAGGCCAGCGCTCTTTTCTCATTCACTGAAGAAAGCTGTCGATGAAAAAAAGGCGGATTGCTGATGATAAGATCCACTGGTTTTACACTGATCCATGAACGCGCATCTGCATGAACAGCTTGCAGATGATCGCTCCAGGGGCTAAGAGCAAAATTCTCTCTGGCTTGCTCCCAGGCAGCTTCATCAGTTTCCAATGCCATAATCTGATAAGGTGGAATCAGTTGCTGCGCAAGCATCAGCGAAAGCAGGCCTGTACCGGTACCTACATCCACAATATTTGCGGGCATCAGGGCATGCGTACGAATGAAATGCGCTACATACGCCCCAAATACACAGGCATCGGTAGTTACTTTCATGCCACACCGATGCTGATGAATGGTAAATTGTTTAAAACGGAAAAAAGATGATGGCACATTGCAAAGTTAGCCATCACCCAATATATTTAGATATAATCAGGATCAGGGATGATCATTGAAAATATCCGGATTGGCTTTCCCGCTTACAACAATATCAGCTCCCAACCCTTTTCTGGCGTAACGGGTAATCGAATGATCGGCTAGATGAATAGTCTCTGCAATTGGCAGATCCATTTCCACTACTGCACAACTTCCTGGAGGAACGTTGATGGTCTGCAGATATTTTTCAGGGACATTGGCCAATCCTCCGTCGCGCCATGCACGCGTCCATACATTACCAATCGGGTGAAAACTGCTCGACAGATTGGGACCCCCATCTACAAAAAAGATACGTACCCGTTCATGCTGTTTGGCATGCATGGGGCCATAACCTTCGCTGGTTAGGCCTTTAAATGCACCGTTAAACAACACATATTGCGGAATTTCCTGCATCATAGCATCCATATCAAACAACGCTTCGGTATGATCATTTACCGGAGGCTTCACATACACTTCATGCTGCCCGATATAAAATTCCCGATCTACAGGGGGCAATCCTTCCGGTGGTTCTACCACCATCATTCCAAACATCCCTGAACTGATATGCATGTCAAGATCAGGTACTGCGCAATGATATATAAATGCGCCGGGATACATCACTTTAAACCGGATATGACGTGTTTGTCCGGGACCACACATCAGCGCTACAGCACCACCACCGGTTCCATACACCGAATGAAAATCAATATTATGCGGATACTTGTTTTTCGGATCACTGGTAAAATACAAATCAATGGTATCACCCTGCCGCACACGAATCATAGGACCAGGCACCTGTCCGTTAAATGTCATAAAACGAAAAATCACTCCCTTCTTTAATTCAGCTAGTACTTCCCGAGCCACCAAATGAATTTCATGGGTACGCGCGCCTGTATAGTCAGGTGGGGGAGGCACTTTGGCTGGGTCTGCGGCGACGCGCGGGAGTTGTTCGGGATGTTCCACCACTTCACCCCCAATCGCTGCAGTTCCGGAAGCTGAGCTTGCCGAAGCATCATATGTTGCTGATGATGCCTGTTGACTGGAAGATGGTGAGTTGGTGCAGGCAGCCAGCGTGGCAAGGCTCGCACCAATCGTCATTAAACCGGTGGTCTTCAGAAAATCAGCCCGGCTCAACTTGTTTTGTGGATTTGGTCGTTTCATGATTGAAAATTTTTTCAACAAAATAAGCCTTGTATTACCTCAAAAAAAATGATTTTCATCACCTTTTTATCTTTTTTTATGAAGCTTAACCAAATTTTTATACTATCACCCCCATTCCTATTTTTCTTGAATACATCCTGAGGTGAGCATCCAGCGAATTATCTATTTTTGGAAAAAGTACCCTTTCATGAATTGTCCGTTCTGCCTGAAAACCGAAGCTGATTTTTTTATGGAAACTTCCCGTTTTGCAGCCATCTATAATCTGGCACCCATAGTACCCGGACATTCACTGATCATTCCCAAACAACATATCGAAAGCCTGTTTGATTTGCCGGATGAAGCATTTGATGAAATGATGCAATTCAGCAGGCAAATCATGAAATTCCTTTGCGATTATTTTCACACCGATGCATTCGATTGGGCTATTCAGGAAAAGCCACCAGCAGGCCAGTCTGTCGCTCATCTCCACCTGCATCTGATTCCCCGATACGAGAATGATTTACCTTTGCCGGGCGACTGGTATGTGCAAATGGTTGCATCAGAGAAACAGCAAATTGATATTCACACACGTGCAAGGCTGAGTGAAGAGGCATTAAAGCAAATGACTGAAAGGCTAAAACAGGCTGCTGCAGCTTATTTTACACAAAACCAAACAAACATTACATGAATACATATTCTATTACCGGCAGCTATACGGATTTATATGAACTGGTGATGGCGCAGGCTTATTTTCTGGAAAACCGCCATCATACGCCGGCTGTATTCGATTATTTTTTCCGCAAAATCCCTTTCGATGGAGGGTATGTGATATTTGCCGGATTGCATGAGTTGCTGGATATACTGGAAGAATGGACTTTTTCCGAACAGGATATAGATTATCTGCGCGAGACATTGCACCTGCATCCGGACTTTCTGGATTATGTGCGTGAATTCCGCTTTAACGGCAACATATATGCCTGCAGGGAAGGAGAGGTGGTATTTCCTTTTGAGCCTGTGGTACGGGTGGAAGCTTCGATTCTCGAAGCACAGATGCTGGAAACCCTGTTGCTGAACATCCTGAACTTTCAGTCGCTGATCGCTACCAAAGCAGCCCGCATCCGGTACGTAAGCGGCGATAAAGTATTGAGTGAGTTTGGTTTCCGGCGCGCACAGGGGCTGGCCGGGATCATGGCTGCAAGAGCGGCTGTAATCGGAGGTTTTCAGTCAACCAGCAATGTATATGCCGGCGAACGATATGGTATTCCGGTAGTGGGCACCATGGCACACTCGTTTGTTCAAAGTTATGAAAGCGAACTCGCAGCATTCCGGGCTTTTGCCAGGCATCATCCGCAGGACTGTATTTTTCTGGTCGATACCTACGACACATTGCATAGTGGCATCCCAAATGCAATTGCAGTAGCCAAAGAAATGGAACAGGAAGGCAAACGTGCCCTGGGTATCCGACTCGACAGCGGCGACCTGGCTTACTTATCGCGCAAGGCACGTACCATGCTCGATGAGGCCGGATTGACGTACATGAAAATTGTCGTGTCTAATCAGCTGGATGAATATCTGATCCGCAGCCTGCACGAACAAGGTGCTCCGATTGATATCTTTGGCGTAGGCACCAAACTGGCCATCGGCCATCCCGATGCCGTGCTCGACGGAGTGTACAAGCTTAGCGAAGTGAATCATTTACCTACCATCAAATTATCGGAAAGCCTCACAAAAATGAATCTGCCCGGGAAAAAACAGGTATTTCGTGTGTTAAACTCCGATGCCCAGTTTCTGGGTGCCGATGTGATTGCCGCAGCAGACGAAAATGAAGCGGAGCTGTCGATCATGCACCATCCGTTTGAACCTGGTAAATCAAAAAAGATCAAAGGTTATCCGCATGAACCCTTGTTATTTCCTGTGATGAAAAATGGGAAAAGCATCTTACCCCGTCCTGCTCTTCAGGAAATTGCAGCCTATGCCCGGAAACGCCTGCAGCAGCTGCCTCCGGAATACAAACGGTTTGAATTCCCGCATGCATACAAAGTAGGTCTTAGTGAAAAGCTGCTGCAGCTGCGGGATCAGCTGCGGGCGCAATACCAGCATTCCTGGATGAATCATGATACTTAACTTAAATCGCCTTGCCTCAGGATGGTTGTACCTCCAGGCATGCTAAAACTGCCCGCCATAGTTCATCCGAAACACCCAACCGGTAATGCGAAAGATTTGCTATCTTAGAGGCTATGCAGGCATTGATACTGGTAGATATTCAACAAGATTTTTTACCTGGCGGTGCACTGGCTGTGCCGGAAGGTGACCGCATCATTCCTGTGGTAAACGAAATGCAGGCTGATTATCCTCTGGTGATTGCAACGCAGGATTGGCATCCAGTGAATCACATGAGTTTTGCCGTAAACCATCCGGGCCGCAAGCCTTTTGATGTCATCGAATGGAAAGGGATGTCACAAACCCTCTGGCCTGTACATTGCGTGCAGAACAGCCCGGGTGCTGAATTCTCGCCTTTGCTGCAAACCGATAGGGTAGAAGCTATTTTCAGGAAAGGAACTGATCCGGATATAGACAGTTACAGCGGATTCTTTGACAATGGTCATCTCAAATCCACTGGCTTGGCAGGTTATCTGCGTGAAAAAGGTGTGGATGAAGTGGTAATTGCCGGCCTTGCAGGCGATATCTGCGTGTTTTATACAGCCATGGATGCCCTGGAACAGGGTTTTAAAGCTACGATCATCCGCAGGGCTGTACAACCATTGCATGAAAAAGATTTTCAGGAACGCATGCAGCAATTCCAGGCAAAAGGAGGAAAGCTAATCTCCGGCTAATTGGATCATCTGTTATTTCAGATTACTTCCTGGTTTGCGTTTGATCAGTTTGCGCATGCGACGAGTGAGTCGCTCCAGGCTTTCAATTGGCTGAGGAAGCCCGCCAGCATACAAATCATTCATACGCATGGCAAGTTCGTGTTCTTCAAAAATCCGCTGGCCCGGATATAACAACAGAAAATTCTGTTCCATAAAATGCTTGTTCAGCTTATCTCCCAGATGATCCATTGCTGGCTGATGGGAGAGGGAGCCTTTTCTGGCACTGACCACCCATAACCAATCGTCGCGCCCTACATCGCGGGCAGCGATCAGAAAATCTTCTATATCTTCAAACAAGACAAAGCCGGGTTTCACCACAGGTTTGGTATTTTCCAGCAAATTGAGCAAAGGAGGAATACTGGATTGCGCGCAGTAAATCAGCGGATTGGCGCCAATTTCATGGCTAATACGCTTCAGCTTCATGACCCATTGCTGAAAGCCGATTTCATATTCTGCATTGCGTGGTACAATCACTACAATCTTGCGCGCTGTATTGAGGGGAAGCGCGAAATTGCATACATATACTGATTGCCATACTTCCTGTACAAGGCTGCCCAATGTATTCCCAAAAATCCATTCCAGCGTGCGCTTGCGGCTGCTCCATCCCAGCACCAGATCGGTAATCATCAATTCTTTGGTAGCACGAGCAATACCACTTACCGTATTTAAATCAATCCTTGTAACCACCTGCACCTT from Thermoflavifilum aggregans encodes the following:
- a CDS encoding aspartate kinase, which codes for MKIFKFGGASLQNYSRIQLVLDILQTTSHRPLVIVVSAMGKTTNALEKVVEYGCHQQPDLALQMLDDIVARHTEIIHELFPEVNARLLQQLQAFLDPVRNLLTQPQGKSYDALYDQVVSAGEILSSLIISACLHRLQISHDWIDARSIIHTDSRYREAELNWPQTQQAITEKLIPVLQQKGCVLTQGFIGCAPDGSTTTLGREGSDYTAAILGHVLNAESVTIWKDVPGLQNADPKLVPDTRTIPEISYREVIEMAYYGAQVIHPRTIQPLQQKNIPLLVKCFLDKQLPGTRIHERMPDEPLPPIIVWKKNQVWVEFTTRDFSFVTEHRISKLYQVFHQLHIKINLMQNGAISFSCCMDHQPEKLNALIHDLQHDFEIQYREGMELLTIRHPQNGWHQELIRDYLVWVEQKSPNTLQMVVQHASQASIPVVPVH
- a CDS encoding SprT-like domain-containing protein, producing the protein MARKVEAHLHALSHYLPEGALPRVLDYLQQYKVHLTITLPRQTVLGDYRHPDDYSGHRISINGNLNPYEFLITLLHELAHLIVFIQYGNRVETHGTEWQAVYARLLKEFMALQIFPNDIVHVLNQTLQRPAATKAGEQALARVLRKYNPHKDGLVLIEELQQGEWFTAEDGKLYERGPKLRSRYKCKQLDTGREYLFHALYEVKRWKGNKHREQEK
- a CDS encoding tRNA1(Val) (adenine(37)-N6)-methyltransferase; protein product: MKVTTDACVFGAYVAHFIRTHALMPANIVDVGTGTGLLSLMLAQQLIPPYQIMALETDEAAWEQARENFALSPWSDHLQAVHADARSWISVKPVDLIISNPPFFHRQLSSVNEKRALAFHDHQLRLEELLCFADQHLADTGWLAVLLPTQRKKELYHVAFLHGLFLIDECRMYARMGMQNPHVVAQIYSKQKTHFNSTALTYQDHQGNYTSLFRQWLSPYYLYL
- the nirK gene encoding copper-containing nitrite reductase, with translation MKRPNPQNKLSRADFLKTTGLMTIGASLATLAACTNSPSSSQQASSATYDASASSASGTAAIGGEVVEHPEQLPRVAADPAKVPPPPDYTGARTHEIHLVAREVLAELKKGVIFRFMTFNGQVPGPMIRVRQGDTIDLYFTSDPKNKYPHNIDFHSVYGTGGGAVALMCGPGQTRHIRFKVMYPGAFIYHCAVPDLDMHISSGMFGMMVVEPPEGLPPVDREFYIGQHEVYVKPPVNDHTEALFDMDAMMQEIPQYVLFNGAFKGLTSEGYGPMHAKQHERVRIFFVDGGPNLSSSFHPIGNVWTRAWRDGGLANVPEKYLQTINVPPGSCAVVEMDLPIAETIHLADHSITRYARKGLGADIVVSGKANPDIFNDHP
- a CDS encoding HIT family protein gives rise to the protein MNCPFCLKTEADFFMETSRFAAIYNLAPIVPGHSLIIPKQHIESLFDLPDEAFDEMMQFSRQIMKFLCDYFHTDAFDWAIQEKPPAGQSVAHLHLHLIPRYENDLPLPGDWYVQMVASEKQQIDIHTRARLSEEALKQMTERLKQAAAAYFTQNQTNIT
- a CDS encoding nicotinate phosphoribosyltransferase — its product is MNTYSITGSYTDLYELVMAQAYFLENRHHTPAVFDYFFRKIPFDGGYVIFAGLHELLDILEEWTFSEQDIDYLRETLHLHPDFLDYVREFRFNGNIYACREGEVVFPFEPVVRVEASILEAQMLETLLLNILNFQSLIATKAARIRYVSGDKVLSEFGFRRAQGLAGIMAARAAVIGGFQSTSNVYAGERYGIPVVGTMAHSFVQSYESELAAFRAFARHHPQDCIFLVDTYDTLHSGIPNAIAVAKEMEQEGKRALGIRLDSGDLAYLSRKARTMLDEAGLTYMKIVVSNQLDEYLIRSLHEQGAPIDIFGVGTKLAIGHPDAVLDGVYKLSEVNHLPTIKLSESLTKMNLPGKKQVFRVLNSDAQFLGADVIAAADENEAELSIMHHPFEPGKSKKIKGYPHEPLLFPVMKNGKSILPRPALQEIAAYARKRLQQLPPEYKRFEFPHAYKVGLSEKLLQLRDQLRAQYQHSWMNHDT
- the pncA gene encoding bifunctional nicotinamidase/pyrazinamidase — protein: MQALILVDIQQDFLPGGALAVPEGDRIIPVVNEMQADYPLVIATQDWHPVNHMSFAVNHPGRKPFDVIEWKGMSQTLWPVHCVQNSPGAEFSPLLQTDRVEAIFRKGTDPDIDSYSGFFDNGHLKSTGLAGYLREKGVDEVVIAGLAGDICVFYTAMDALEQGFKATIIRRAVQPLHEKDFQERMQQFQAKGGKLISG